One Amycolatopsis thermophila DNA segment encodes these proteins:
- a CDS encoding electron transfer flavoprotein subunit alpha/FixB family protein has protein sequence MAEVLVLVDHLNGELKKTTFEALTAARELGEPSAVVVGAPGTAGKFKEQLGAYGAQKVYVAESEDAANYLVTPKVDALAKLVEQASPAAVIVTASAEGKEVAGRLAIRVGGGLLYDAVGVNSDGTVEQSIFGGAYSVKSKAQGLPIISVRPGAVEASQAEGAAAEEAVELPAVDAAKSAKITGVEPVVGGDRPELTEATIVVSGGRGVGSAEKFEVVEKLADSLGAAVGASRAAVDSGYYPAQFQVGQTGKTVSPQLYVALGISGAIQHRAGMQTSKTIVAVNKDPEAPIFEIADFGVVGDLFNVAPQLTEEVTKRKS, from the coding sequence ATGGCTGAAGTTCTGGTTCTCGTCGACCACCTCAACGGCGAGCTGAAGAAGACCACGTTCGAGGCCCTGACCGCCGCCCGCGAGCTGGGCGAGCCGTCGGCCGTCGTCGTCGGCGCCCCGGGCACCGCGGGCAAGTTCAAGGAGCAGCTGGGTGCCTACGGTGCCCAGAAGGTCTACGTGGCCGAGTCCGAGGACGCCGCGAACTACCTGGTGACTCCCAAGGTCGACGCGCTGGCCAAGCTCGTCGAGCAGGCCTCCCCGGCGGCGGTGATCGTCACCGCGTCCGCCGAGGGCAAGGAGGTCGCCGGCCGTCTCGCGATCCGCGTCGGCGGCGGCCTGCTCTACGACGCCGTGGGCGTCAACTCCGACGGCACCGTGGAGCAGTCCATCTTCGGTGGCGCGTACTCGGTGAAGTCCAAGGCCCAGGGCCTGCCGATCATCTCGGTGCGCCCGGGTGCGGTCGAGGCGTCGCAGGCCGAGGGCGCGGCGGCCGAGGAGGCCGTCGAACTGCCCGCGGTGGACGCCGCGAAGTCCGCGAAGATCACCGGTGTCGAGCCGGTCGTCGGCGGTGACCGCCCCGAGCTGACCGAGGCCACGATCGTGGTCTCCGGTGGCCGCGGTGTCGGTTCGGCCGAGAAGTTCGAGGTCGTGGAGAAGCTGGCCGACTCGCTCGGCGCGGCCGTCGGCGCCTCGCGTGCCGCGGTCGACTCGGGCTACTACCCGGCGCAGTTCCAGGTGGGCCAGACCGGTAAGACGGTCTCGCCGCAGCTGTACGTCGCGCTGGGCATCTCCGGTGCGATCCAGCACCGCGCCGGCATGCAGACCTCGAAGACGATCGTCGCGGTCAACAAGGACCCCGAGGCGCCGATCTTCGAGATCGCCGACTTCGGCGTGGTGGGCGACCTGTTCAACGTCGCGCCGCAGCTGACCGAAGAGGTCACCAAGCGCAAGAGCTGA
- a CDS encoding electron transfer flavoprotein subunit beta/FixA family protein — protein sequence MTNIVVLVKQVPDTYSERKLSDGDHTLDRESADAVLDEINEKAVEEALKIKEAGEGEVTVISVGPDRATDAIRKALSMGADKAIHVSDEALHGSDAVATAKVLAAAVGKVEGVDLVIAGNEASDGRAGAVPAMLAELLGLPQLTQVRSLTVEGGTVKADRETDDGLTHLEANLPALVSVTEKINEPRYPSFKGIMAAKKKPVETLTIADLGVDAGAVGLGSALSTVVEAAPKPPRTAGERVEDEGDGGSKIAEYLVGQKII from the coding sequence ATGACGAACATCGTTGTCCTGGTCAAGCAGGTACCGGACACCTATTCGGAGCGCAAGCTCTCCGACGGTGACCACACGCTCGACCGCGAATCCGCCGACGCCGTTCTCGACGAGATCAACGAGAAGGCCGTCGAAGAAGCGCTGAAGATCAAGGAAGCCGGCGAGGGTGAGGTCACCGTGATCTCGGTGGGCCCGGACCGCGCGACCGACGCCATCCGCAAGGCCCTGTCCATGGGCGCGGACAAGGCCATCCACGTCTCGGACGAGGCCCTGCACGGTTCCGACGCCGTGGCCACCGCGAAGGTGCTCGCCGCCGCCGTCGGCAAGGTCGAGGGCGTCGACCTGGTCATCGCCGGCAACGAGGCCTCCGACGGCCGTGCCGGTGCCGTGCCCGCGATGCTGGCCGAGCTGCTGGGCCTGCCGCAGCTGACCCAGGTGCGGTCGCTGACCGTCGAGGGCGGCACCGTCAAGGCCGACCGGGAGACCGACGACGGCCTGACCCACCTCGAGGCGAACCTGCCGGCGCTGGTGAGCGTCACCGAGAAGATCAACGAGCCGCGCTACCCGTCCTTCAAGGGCATCATGGCCGCGAAGAAGAAGCCGGTGGAGACCCTCACGATCGCCGACCTCGGCGTCGACGCGGGTGCGGTCGGCCTCGGCAGCGCGCTGTCCACTGTGGTCGAAGCGGCCCCGAAGCCCCCGCGCACCGCGGGTGAGCGCGTCGAGGACGAGGGTGACGGCGGCAGCAAGATCGCCGAGTACCTGGTCGGCCAGAAGATCATCTGA
- a CDS encoding DegV family protein: MSNHVAVVTDSTASLPEQLRKQWGVAVIQLQLQVGDHVDEENRFDRGDLVAALSAGERVTTNPPDPGAFFWTYQDAVSAGATAIVSLHISQRMSATLQAAQEAARQVQVPVYTVDSGTTGMSLGFAVLSAARAAAAGGSPERVIEAAQRRFATSSELIYVDTLEYLRRGGRIGGAAALLGTALSIKPLLTVRDGEVAPLARAAGSRRALAKLVDLAAQRAGRLPTDLAISCFRPTDRELSLVQQLRERVANVRELSIVEASTVIGAHVGPGALSITVSPG; encoded by the coding sequence GTGTCCAACCACGTCGCCGTCGTGACCGATTCGACCGCTTCCCTGCCCGAGCAGCTGCGCAAGCAGTGGGGCGTCGCCGTGATCCAGCTCCAGCTGCAGGTCGGGGACCACGTGGACGAGGAGAACCGGTTCGACAGAGGGGATCTCGTCGCCGCGCTGAGCGCGGGTGAACGCGTCACCACGAACCCGCCGGACCCCGGCGCGTTCTTCTGGACCTACCAGGACGCGGTGAGCGCCGGGGCGACCGCGATCGTCAGCCTGCACATCTCGCAGCGCATGTCGGCCACCCTGCAGGCCGCGCAGGAGGCCGCGCGGCAGGTGCAGGTCCCGGTGTACACCGTGGACAGCGGGACGACCGGGATGAGCCTCGGGTTCGCGGTGCTGTCCGCCGCCCGTGCCGCCGCGGCGGGCGGTTCGCCGGAACGCGTGATCGAAGCGGCGCAACGGCGCTTCGCGACCAGCAGCGAGCTGATCTACGTCGACACGCTGGAGTACCTGCGCCGGGGTGGCCGGATCGGTGGCGCCGCCGCGCTGCTCGGGACGGCGTTGTCGATCAAGCCACTGCTCACCGTCCGCGATGGCGAAGTGGCCCCGCTGGCGCGCGCCGCCGGCAGCCGTCGCGCCCTGGCGAAGCTCGTCGACCTGGCCGCACAGCGGGCCGGCCGGCTGCCGACGGACCTGGCGATCTCGTGCTTCCGCCCCACCGACCGCGAGCTGAGCCTGGTGCAGCAACTGCGCGAGCGGGTCGCCAACGTGCGGGAGCTGAGCATCGTCGAGGCGAGCACGGTGATCGGCGCGCACGTCGGGCCGGGCGCGCTGAGCATCACGGTCTCGCCCGGATAG